From Bufo gargarizans isolate SCDJY-AF-19 chromosome 10, ASM1485885v1, whole genome shotgun sequence, the proteins below share one genomic window:
- the TTC9C gene encoding tetratricopeptide repeat protein 9C isoform X2, producing MAEQDGTVEQRLAQASLFKSQGNTCYSEHRIREAVGLYHRALLQLRSLDPHLLNPLPGLGPPSAELTPQQMETLKNLQADCYNNLAACLLQNKPPKYERVYEYSLQTLKIQADNVKALYRAGVSSYHLKDYTTAHSYLTKAANHLPKDTNIRHYLHLADSAISASRAKEKQRYQGMFD from the exons GATGGAACTGTTGAACAGCGTCTCGCACAGGCAAGTTTATTCAAGTCTCAGGGGAACACGTGCTACTCTGAACACCGCATCCGTGAGGCTGTGGGTCTGTATCACCGTGCCCTCCTCCAGCTTCGGAGCCTAGACCCTCATTTACTTAATCCTCTGCCTGGACTGGGCCCTCCTTCAGCTGAACTTACTCCTCAGCAGATGGAGACGCTGAAAAATCTTCAAGCAGACTGTTATAATAATTTAGCAG CATGTCTCCTGCAGAATAAACCACCAAAATATGAACGTGTCTATGAGTACAGTCTACAGACTCTAAAAATACAGGCGGATAATGTGAAGGCGTTATACCGTGCTGGTGTCTCCAGCTATCACCTGAAAGACTATACAACAGCCCACAGCTATTTAACAAAGGCTGCTAACCATCTACCCAAAG ATACAAACATCAGACATTATCTACACCTGGCAGACTCCGCCATCAGTGCTTCCCGGGCAAAGGAGAAACAGCGATATCAGGGCATGTTTGACTAG